In the genome of Pseudonocardia cypriaca, the window GCTGAAGGTCCGCGAGGTCTACCGGGCGGGTCGGCTCCTCCCGAGGTGACCGTCCGCCCGACCGGGCAGTGCGCTCGCCGGAGCGCAGACCGTGATCGTCGCCGGGACGGACCGACGCTGGCAGGCTTGCCCCATGACGAGCACGAGCCACTTCCTCCTCCGGCTCATCCCGCCCCGCCCGAGCTTCGCCACGGACATGACCGAGGCGGAGGCCGGGGTGATGGCCGAGCACTCGGAGTACTGGCACGGCCACCTGACCAAGGGCGCCGTGGTCGTGGTCGGCTCGGTCGCCGACCCGGCCGGCGTCTGGGGCATCGGGGTGCTCGAGGCGGAGTCGCGTGATGCGGCCGAACGCCTGGTGGCCGGAGATCCGGCGATCACCTCGGGGATGATCACCCGCTACGAGCTCCACCACATGCCGCTGGTGCTCGCCCGCCCGCACGCACCTGATCGGTGACCGTTGCACCGGCCTTCGGCGGCGGGCGAGCGAGCGGCGATACGCATGATCAGCGTTTGCGGGAGCGGATGTAGTCCGACACCACCTCCGCGCCCAGGCCGTCCAGCGTCGGAGCCACCACGCGGCCGCCGCAGCGCCGAGCCACGTCATCGATGAACATCGCGAGCCGCGGGTCGTCGCCGAGCATGAAGAACGTGATCGACGGGCGCAGGGTCGTGATCTTGTCCAGCGCGCCGATCGTGGCCCGCAGCGTCTCCGGACTCGGCGGCCAGTCGAACACCGCCTCGCCGTCGGCCTCCAGGTGGGCGGTCGGCTCGCCGTCGGTGACCACGAGGACGACCGGCTGCGCGTCCGGGTTGCGGCGCAGGTGCTCGCCGGCCAGCAGCAGGGCGTGGTGCAGGTTGGTGCCCTGCTCCCACACCCCCTCCAGGCCGACCAGCTCCCCGAGCTCCACCGACCGGGCGTGGCGGCCGAACGTGACCAGCTTCAGGTCGTCGCCGCGGAAGCGGGTGGAGATCAGCTGGTGCAGCGCGAGCGCCGTGCGCTTCATCGGCACCCAACGCCCGTCCTGCACCATCGACCACGACGTGTCCACCAGCAGCGCCACCGCCGCGCGGGAGCGCTGCTCGGTCTCGACGATCTCCACGTCGGTGACGTCGAGCCGCCGCTCGTCCCCGCCCGCCCGCCGCAGCTGGGCGTTCAGCAGCGTGCGCGGCACGCTCCACGCCTCGGTGTCGCCGAACGCCCACGGCCGGGTGGCCCCGGTGGCCTCGCCGGCGGGCCCGGACCTGCGGTCCTCCCGCTCGCCGCGCCGCGCACCGATCTTGTCGACGATGTCGCGCAGCGCCGACTCACCGAGGCGCCGCAGCGCCTTCGGCGACAGCTGCAACGACCCGTCCGGTGCCCGCTCGAACAGGCCCTGGCGCTCCAGCTCGCGCTGCAGCTCGGCCAGCGCGCGGGCGTCGACGCGCGCCTGGTCGCCCAGGTGCTCGCCGAGCGCGTCGAGGTCGATGTCCTCCATCCGCGCACCCGGGTAGCTCTGCGACAGCTGCTCCGCCAGCGCGTCGAGCTGCCCGAGCTGCTCCATTGCGCGGGTGGCCTCGCCCATGCCGAGCGGGTTGTCGCCGCGGAAGCGGCCCTGGCCCTCCCAGTCCTCGCCGGGCCGGAGGCCCTGCAGCTGGGCGTCCAGCTGGGCGAGGGCCTGCGCAAGGCGCGGGTCGCCGAAGGCCTGCTGCGCCAGCTCCATCAGCTCGGCCCGCTGCTCGGCGGACATCGAGTTGAGCATCCGCTGCGCCGCGGCCGCCCGCTGGGCGAGCAGGTCGACCAGCTCGTCGGTGTTCTGCGGGTTCTCCGGGAAGAACTCGCCGTGCTTCTGCATGAACTGCTCGAACTGCTGCTGCGTGTCCCGCCCCTGCGCGTGCTCGGAGAGCAGCGAGTTGAGGTCGTCGAGCATCTCGCGGATCCGCTCGACGTCCTCCGGGGTGGCGTTCTCCATCGCCTGCTTCAT includes:
- a CDS encoding YciI family protein — translated: MTSTSHFLLRLIPPRPSFATDMTEAEAGVMAEHSEYWHGHLTKGAVVVVGSVADPAGVWGIGVLEAESRDAAERLVAGDPAITSGMITRYELHHMPLVLARPHAPDR
- a CDS encoding vWA domain-containing protein, whose product is MRAGKERAVARPSRRYAYGPYVDGPDPLAPPVDIRAALDEIGRDVMEGSSPRSALQELMRRGTRERRGLDELTREVWQRRSRLQRENRLDGTLQQVRELLQRALDAERDALGRQDTDDARFREMQLDALPSDTGGAVRELDSYDWQSGDAREAYEEIRDLLGREMLDQRFAGMKQAMENATPEDVERIREMLDDLNSLLSEHAQGRDTQQQFEQFMQKHGEFFPENPQNTDELVDLLAQRAAAAQRMLNSMSAEQRAELMELAQQAFGDPRLAQALAQLDAQLQGLRPGEDWEGQGRFRGDNPLGMGEATRAMEQLGQLDALAEQLSQSYPGARMEDIDLDALGEHLGDQARVDARALAELQRELERQGLFERAPDGSLQLSPKALRRLGESALRDIVDKIGARRGEREDRRSGPAGEATGATRPWAFGDTEAWSVPRTLLNAQLRRAGGDERRLDVTDVEIVETEQRSRAAVALLVDTSWSMVQDGRWVPMKRTALALHQLISTRFRGDDLKLVTFGRHARSVELGELVGLEGVWEQGTNLHHALLLAGEHLRRNPDAQPVVLVVTDGEPTAHLEADGEAVFDWPPSPETLRATIGALDKITTLRPSITFFMLGDDPRLAMFIDDVARRCGGRVVAPTLDGLGAEVVSDYIRSRKR